The Caenorhabditis elegans chromosome I genome includes the window taagcaaaaaaatgttgtcaatcCACATTTGGTTTttccgggaaattcaaacattcGGGATAATTGGGGACTGTTCTAGAACCAACTGGCTAGAACCAACTGGACAAAGTTGAGGAAACTCTagaatgttttgaaatcttctgaaaatatcgagtgaattctggaaagttctagaattttcaaaaacatcgaGAATATTCTAAAATGATCTATaacttttctgcaatttgGCTTAACCTGTGTACccattttatcaacaaaaaatgtttccaggtGCCACATCACTCTCCTACCACCTTCTGTCTCCTCCCGATGTTTCGTTCAACAGCGTGTTTGCAAGAATCTGGCAGTTTTTAATCGGCATGGTAGTTTACATAAGACAACGCCATAGAAGCAGTATACCGACCGATGAACCGGAGTCTGGAAAGgtattggaaaatgttgatgGGGAAGAAAGTTCATCGGTTAAATACTTGTTTCTCTTCCCAATGATTTTTCTGGCGATTTTCGAATATCCACTGCCACCTACTTTAATGAGGTAACacgcacacatttttttctaacagaaacgtattttaaattttacaggtTAATATTCACAATATTCACTGGATGCTTTATTCTATACTCAGTGGATGATGACTACCTCGAAAATCGATTCTTAACTTACATCGGAGACATTTCCTATACTCTTTATCTAGTTCATTGGCCAATCTATGCATATTGCAAATTAAGTTACCCGGAAAGCATTTCAGTATTGACAACTGGTTTGATAGTGTCCATATTGATGTCAGTGGTTTTATACGAGACATTTGAGAGGTTAgttatttctttgaaaactttaaacatttttaacatcACTTACAGTAAGCTGAGAAAGTTTTGAAGATGTGCCATTCTTAGTGACCGATTTTTAGGTAGAACAAAACACAGCCAGGCTAACAAAAATGTGTTACAGTAGCAACTTTCAGGTGGTACCTGAAACTCTCAAATATAAACGTAGCAATTCTTGTGGTGGCTTTGTTCACGTCAAACTTAATTCTGATCTACAAAGATAGCATATTCAACACAACGGAAATTCCTACGCCAAGCAACTCGACGAATTTAGATGGAGTCACTGATGATATGGATGTTTGTAAGATGAATTATTTCTATTGGTATTTATATtccaagtattttttttttccagacgaCGCGATTCGTTTGAACGCTCACTGGATTATGACAGACCTCACTGGACTTGTGCCACCTAAGTGTACACGGGAGACACCGGGCAAAGATTGGTGTAATTATGAGgtaaaatttgtgaaactgATCGCCTGTACTGACTTGAAATAAAACTAATATAATATAatctaatttaaattaattaaaactaaCTATAAAATAATAAGTTGCTAAGGTGACCAATAAGTGTACTTTAATCGAAAAGTTCCAGGTAAATGGCACCGACTTGAAACTGGCAGTTTTAGGAAACAGTATTGCCGagaatcatttgaaaatgttcattcaAGAATGTGGATATAGATCCTATAATCTTAGAGCGTACACGTTTAatggtaagttttcaaaaacctaatttgaacattttcttacTTATTCAGGTTGTGAACCGTTAGCCGCATTTGAGACGGAGCCACATTGCAAGATTCAATTAAAGGAATATGATAGTTTCCTTAAAAATACACAACCGGACTATGCATTCATTTTCACACGGTGATTACTTTCATATGTATGTGCAATGCTGAAACATTATTtgctttcagatttttcgccACAGGATTTGTTACAAACTCAAACTCTACAGAAACCGACCCGGTCTATCTAGAAATGAGGGATCAAATGAGAAAATTCAttccaaatatcaaaaagaagTTGTATATTCTGGATGCATTCCCAAGAGTTGAAATGTCATATACTTTGAAAGTGGCAAgggatttgaaaaatggaaggaATTTGGATGATATTCATGTAAGGATGTTGATTGATTTTGAGCTGATTTTTACAGTAAATGCGGCAAAatgctggtttgccgatttcccggaaagttgcattttttatgacggaaacacttgaaactgtggatgtttgaaattttttttccgttttcttcacatatttttatagaatttgcttTCTTTTCCAAAACAGACGTAGGAAAATTTATTGGATTGGTGAAATTTTGcccattaaaattaaaattcaattcttaaatttccaacaaaaatatttgcaaaatcaaaaaaaaaaattgtcgaaaattttcggcagttgtcgtttttccggcaaactcggcaaatcgccaatttgccagtttgctgattttccggaaatttttgatatcggcaatttgccaatttgccgaaaaaatcgtttgccgcccacacCTGACTTAGATCCAAACTATTCCAAGAACTATGCAATCAGAAATTTATTGTAGATTTAGGGTTGCGAGCACATAATTCGACAGAGCTTctatgaaattttgatgaccacttttgtttcagaaatatcTCATGCTATTCGACAACTATAAACTGGCTCGCCAACGTACTGAAGCCATCGTAAAGGAATGTGGTGCCAAGTGTGAGCTCATCGACTATGAGCCATtgcttttcaacaaaactacCAATCGCTTCGAGTACTTTGATTCTCGCGGGTTCCTCTACTTTACTGCAGTCAATCATCTGTCGGTTCATGGATTGGAGCTGGTGCGGCCGATTTATACAAAGATTTGTCGAGATTTAGAATAAAGAATTGAATCTATAAGTATATGTTGTTTattataataataaataaGATGTAATGAATTCAGTTCAAAGTAAAAATGAGAAGCTGCTGAACATGATGCATTGAGCTTTATTCTCTGTACTGATCGGGCTACTGATCGggctatttttttccaaacattctTTTAAATGCGTTAATTTACACGTTTTTAACCATTCTGGTGCATTTGAAGccaatttcaacattttttagttatttcaGAGCCAAGTTTGTGCACGGCTTATACAAAGTTGGGctgctgtcccatcacggtgagatctacaaaaaaggcGGGATTTTTTTCCGTCAGCACGTTTCTAGCaaatgcgaaattttttgtacattaaaccaaaatgggacagtttgacaccacgtgctctTGTACATACAAATGAGTTTATAGCATTAACTATTTTTGCAGGAATCAGACAATATATAAATCCTCTTTCTCAAAAGATCAATTTTATTCTCTGCAAGATAAGACGCGGGTTCTATCTTTCAATACATCTCATTCTCAATGCAATGGATTCAGTCAggtttttgaatgaatttctGGAATTCGGGAGACATTCAAATAATGGGGGTTTGATTCTTTTAGTTTTAGTATTCAGTATCCAGGTAATCGTATGATATTTGTGTCCGCATTGACTAAAAAAGCATCCCAATTAATGAAATAACAGGTAATAAATGGCGAAGACACGCACTAGAATgttaatcaaataaaaatttagtttcaacTGCTGCGACAttgaaaagttgccaaaatttgaaatttcagataaaaatagactattttttctaaaactttgagcggatataactttttttttttaatttccagatcttcgaattacgaaatttggtagttttggaccattttggaTCTAAAATAGCATCAGCAAAATTTCGGTACTCTGTGAATTTAATTAGTTCAGGCGGAGTTTGATGAAAGCGTTACTTCTCCTTTTTTACGCTTGCGCAAATTCTCTTCTATTTccagtaagaaaaaaaactaaaatatgaaaaattgtcggAGAATACACCTTAAAACAGATACCTTGGAATACAAAAACTGgaatgtttccaaaattcaaaaaattatataaaattgaaattgaatattttaatatgCTATTTGGCCACAccttttaaaactaaatagTTATATCCTTTTctaatttctgaaagttgCCTGCGAGACAAAAAGATTCTTATCCAACATCGAAATCCGATGAAATAGAAGAGAAAGCATTGAATTGTGTCCGCACTCTAGTCGTTCTACacaatgatttcaaaatttgagcgCTTGGATCAGGCTGCCCTACTCACGTTGGCGACGATCGCGGTGttgaactttcaattttccacgTATAACCTAAAATTTCTGtaagaaaaatgcatttttgcaattgtttttttgcaaaagttttaaagtttcaaaaatttcagaattccagCAGAGCTCTACACACATTTTCCGGCAATCATTCATCAGGAAATTTTTCCAGCGTAAGTCCTTGAGCTAGCTAACAGCACTGCACATCAAAcacaattttagaattttaggaCCAGGATCATTGCCAAGTTGATTCCAGGGATTGAGCATTCAGCTTCTGCTCTTAGGCTACCAAATACTGGTCAACTATTCTGCTTTGTTGAGACTTCAGAACGGTACATGGATGAACGCGTACCATCAATTGCATCCACGTGGCTACGGAGATGTGACAACGGGCGGTTCTTCTCAAAAACTCCGCTTCTAAACCTCAACATAACTTATTCTACAGTTTATAAAAATCTGGAAGACTCATATTCCGATTTGTTCCGAAAATCCATATTCGGATTCTATTACTCTTATGTGCACATTTCAAAGTCTTTCGATTGGTACTTAAAGGCAGATGATGATACATATTTTGCAATGGATCACTTGAGGGAGTACCTGAACACTTTAGACCCTTCGAAGCCATTATATCTAGGATACGTGCTGTAACCCTATCTTGTAAGTTGTTATGTCCATCATGTCCGAATATCGTTTTACAATAAGCGTAAACATATTGCTTTCAGAAAAACGGTTACAACTCCGGAGGATCCGGGTATATCCTTTCCAATGCAGCAGTGAAGCTTTTTGTGGAGAAGTCGTATCATGATGAATACGGGTGTCCGTATGATTGGGCAGAAGATCATGGAATTGGAAGGTGCCTTGCAAGAGTGGGAATCTACCCAACTGATACCAGAGATGACAAAGGACTCAATAGCTTTGTGCCGTTCAAGCCGAGTGAGCTGGCTGAATTTGGTCCGGACTGGCACTTTTATCCGGTAAAGGTCAGTCGTGTGGTACTGTTCTTattagaaattgaattgaaattttacaggCCGTCCAATTTGCGTCTCAAAAGTTCGTTTCTCTACATCGACTTCCTCCGGCCATGATGCTTGTGCTGGACGAGATTCTACACCCAAAACTGGGAAGAAATGATACTAATCCAATAGTTGTGAACTTGGACTCTTTCAAATATTGACTGAAAACCTGTGAATAttattagaataaaaaattatttatgtaTAATACATATTTCTTCTCGAAAAGGATATAAAAAGTCtaccgaaaaatttttatccaCACCTCAGAATTTTCGCCAgagattaaaaatttgatacgaAATCTGGAATTGATTTATTAGAATTCAACGATTGTTCAATCATCTTCCAGTACatatttttcttacaaaatCTGAAGTTTCCGAGTGATTatttaattgaagttttcaggCACTTTCTGCACCACGATTTCAGACATTTGAAGCAGTTTCACTTCCGAGGATTGCGAAACGGAAGATCCGTCAGACTCCTCCTACTAATAGGCCGCTCCGATCGGGGAACAATCTATTCCTCACCTATTTAGGAGATGTCGAACATTCTTTacattttgattaaaaacttCCTTTCGTCAAAATCATCTTTAAACCGATGGCTGCTATTGATTATTGCTGCAAGTTTCATATCATACTTTTTAGTAATTCTACTGGaagaaaaagtataaatttaTAACAAACTGCTTGGcgaatgtttcaaaatgctttattttcaggaagagCCTTACCAAACTCTTTCGGAGTCCACTCTGTCAAACTGTGAACAAGGTCCTACCAAGGTATCTCGGTTTTTTAATACTCATTTTCTATCgaagaaattttccaaaaacctaTGACGATGTAACCAAATTCCAGCAAGACCTTCATCGTCACCATACAGATATTGCTGATGTGTACCGGGAACGAGGTTTTGCTGATGATAAGGTATTACTTTAAAGATTGCCTATATCTTTATTGTTTTAACTGTAGTACCAACTAGAAGACATTCatgtcttctttttcattctcAGAATTAACAGCTGATATTTCTATATTTAATAAGCTAACAATATCACTaggttaactttttttttctcatatcATAATCCTTTTCAGCGAGGATCATACCGTCGTCGGCCGGAGACCGCTCATGTTGATTGTGGTCGAATTCTAGCTGGTGATAAGGTAACTGGTGTTGAAAATTCCCCCGAAGGTGAAAAATTCAGCCTTATCTTCAATCACTCACTGGAACAAATCGCGTTAAAATAGTGGAAAACTGTAATCTAAACATGTCCTGTAAAGCAATTAGGAGCAGGATTCTTCCATCAAACGATAATATTCTGAGACCTTTGAAGCATGGAATCGCATTTGCTAGAATTGTGTACAAGGACtatgaatttattgaaaagcaGGTGCAAGTGTCTTTTCATCCTCAGAATGCATTTTGTTTTGTGATTGATATAAATGCATCAGAGGAATTTAAGAAGCGGATGAGAGCCCTGGCTGCGTGTATGCCAAATGTCATAGTGCTCGCTGGTGAGAATTTTGAGTTGAGAAACTGCAAAGCTATTTCCATTCAGACGAGGATCCTGTCTACTCTTCTGGTCACAATGTCAACCTGGTTCACAACAAATGTCTCAAAGCCCTACTCGACATACCTGGCTGGAACTACGCTTTGCTACTTCAAAATCACGATCTTATAATGAAATCTGTGTATGAGATGGAGCAAATCTTCGAGTGGCTCGGGGGAGCGAACGATATTTTTGTGACTCACGAAATTGGTCGAGTCGATGTGAAAAAGCTGAAGTGGGATCCAATGTCGCTAAAATTGTTTATAAATGGTAGGTAAATTTATAACCAACTTGATCCAAAATAAAACTAGCATTTTAGAAACTGAAATGGACAAGTTATTACTGACAACTCctatgaaaattgtgaaaggaTGGGTTCACTGTTCCTTGTCGAGAGCGTCAGTTGAGTGGATGTTTCAGAAACTTGatccatcaatttttatgcATCAATTGAACCAGGgtgtttgttttgaaactctttttcaaatcatttcataattttttgttgtttagaGATATGGAGTTGATGAGCAGTATTTTCCTATCCTTCAGGCCAATGCAGAGTTCGGAATGCCTGGACACTTTACCGATGAGTGCCTGCAGCAAGGAAAAACTACAGAGTTCATAACAAGGTCATAACAGggatgggcggcaaacgattttttttgacaaaccggcaacttgccggaatcaaaaggcacagttttaagtgttccCGTCTTATGAAAAATCCcttcaaaaacttccggcaaattgatatagTAATTAATgtagacaaaaaatttgccgagctgcAATTGCCACCATAGTTTTCATAGTATTCAATATGAGCATTGCACATAAAATGTTTATAGAATTGCCTTATGGGTGCCCGAAAGCAAGTGTGACACGAATATGACTCGTCATGCAGTCTGCATCATTGGTCTAGAGCACTTCCAAGCCGTTGCGTCGTTTACACATTTGATGTTCAATAAAGTTAGTAGTTCATTAGATGAACTTATTTAAGATTTATGATTTAGGTGATTCCATCATTTGATAATTCAATCGTAGAGTGTACCGCCGAGCTCCTGCACAATCGAACATTCTTGGGGCAAGTTGACCATCCGTTGAAAGAAGATTATTACAAAAACATGGTCAATGTATGATTAGACCTTACTAATATTATTAATCACATTGTTGTGGTTCAGGTTCTTTACCACAAACACCACTTGGAACCGGGTTACAAGCTGAACTGCACACCACGTTACAGCGAGCTGTGGAAggaataacatttttataaagCCGATACGCCAGCTTCAACTGCAGCACACTTCAAAACTCTGTTAACAATGtctctcttttttctgtgtattttgataatttggaAAACCGTGATAATAATGAAACGGTGATTATTAAACGTTGATGTAGAAAAAGAGGCAACAAgtcagtaattgccacttttggcattcaatacaaattttgcaaaaaattgttgaaaacttttgaaaacaattaatgatcagaaatggtaatttttctacaacttACCTTGAAAAGTCGTGAGCTTGTCAAGAGACCCAACTTTAACTTCAGTCAGCTGTGAGTGATATGATGGGTAgacgttttaaaaattgcccgGTGTgcaaaatggaatttttgtgTGCACAACGTTGTCCACGGTCCATATGTCACATAGAACAAGCTCACATATGATCCGCAAAGATCAGCTGAAAACCGTGTAGATTGGTCTGTTGATGTAGATTTAATCAGATCATCTTTAATGAGAATCCGGTtattaagtttcaaaaatcgcgAATTTAAAAGGCGccgttttgaaactttttatctTCCCACAATGTCAAACGTGCGATTTTCATGGATCATGGCTATCTTCactatattttttgtgtttaccATCACCAGAAAAGCTGGAAATTCTGAAGTTAAAGGTTCGTGGTTTAGAATTGTGTTTACCAAAAATGGAATTGTTTGCAGTTGTCGACTATATCATCCCGTTTGTCAACTATTCAAAGAGGCTTCTAGTAGGTTTTTCATGAGttgcaaaaacattttaaaaaaattatagactGCACCTGAAAACCAATTAATATCCTGTATAATTCCAAAATCAATGTCACAGTTGACAATTAACATAATGTGTCTTTTGTACGAAAAGCAGGagtattttaaaaacgattaTAGTCTAAATGATACATGGACGTCTACGAGGTAagcgtttaaaaaattgttaaaacacACTTcgatggtgccaaaatgaccaaatatcatagtaaaattAACAGTCAAACagtggcaattactgagtttttgccaatttttgtgaaaactaaAATGCTGTAGCATGTTTGAATTCCTACAAGgtttgaatatcaaaattaaaaaatctttggTGGAAATTTTGTTCAGTAAAAGCTGATTAAGagattttcccaattttcaaaaaatcgtataaaatttagtaattaaaaaaaaaatttaacgatgatatttggtcattgctGTGTCGGAATGTAACTAGGGTATTCCAGAAATTGTATggatgaatttaaatttatacatCCACTGGAGCCAATCCACAAAGGAACCGTAAAATTTGCATTCATCCGGGACCCCTTGCAACGATTTGTTTCGTTCTACCTCGACAAATGTGTTAGgtagttaaaaatatatagcAATAAATCTTTAATCTATTTATTTATAGAGAAAACAGATGTTACGATTGCGGCTCGAATATGATATGTATCGTGGAAAAAGTGTACAGTAATCtgaaaaagattcaaaattcGTGGGATGGAACTTCAGAACTTGGATACGTGGAGCGACATGCTGCTCCAATGTCCTGGAACTGCAATTTCCACAAAGGTCTAGACAGTTGGGAGCTGATACCGATTGGTTCGGATGCAAATGAAAGAACTATTGCAATTGAACGATTGTCGGGTCTATTAAAGAAACAGGGTGTAAATCAGacattgattgaaaaagttcaagaagGAATGAAAAGTAAGGCTTCTGGGTGACCTTTTTTTaagtattgaaattttcagctggcGAAACGGAGCACTCAACACACTCCTCAACAGGTCGTATTAAAGCGGAACGGCAAGTACGTGAAGATCCatacattcaaaatttactccataaaatttatttctttgaTTATCTAGTTTTCCCGTTTACCaaggatttcaaaattccatttgCCACGAGTCAATATCATCGGACTAATAATTTCGAAACACTTTACGGAtcttaataaattttttttttctgttttttggaAGGGATGTTTCAGGTGCGGACTACATTCAAAACTATCTCCGATTGCAATCTGAAATGTCTTTCGTAAATCAAAAACAAGTTTGCTAGGCTGCAACAGAAAAATATACGAATTATTCCATCAAAGGAGAATGGTTCTGCTATCTTTCAACCAgggctgaaaattgtttttttttattcagaaaaaaatcgaaactatttttattattttcatttaaatgaaaataatgaaaatatgtGTAAAAACTAGCCGAGCCCGGCAAATTCgagaaatcctttttttttaatttgccgagctcgacaaacggcaaattctaaaaatttgcccCACACCCCTGGCCCATGAAATCCCTCAAAACCATTAAAATGCAAGAAATCATAGTTAAACTTTGGCAGCTTATATTGCAGTTgtcgttcgaaaaaaattaaaaaattgtcaactgacaaaatatttgcaaGACTTTTTTCGATTGACTTACTGTTGAGAATTCATTGATATTTTCCGAATGACTCTTGATATAAGCTTGTGAATTAAAGTAGTGATGTACGTGGTGTCAAGCTATATGCTAACACAGGATTCTCAAAGATCAGCTGAAAACCGTGAGTAGAATGTTCTGTTGATGTAGATTTAATCGTTTCATCTAATGAAAATCCGGTTgccaagttttaaaaatcgcGTGTTTAAAAGACGCCTTTATGAAAATTCTTATCTTCCCACAatgttgaatttgaaattttcatggaTCATGGCTATCTTCactatattttttgtgtttaccATCACCAGAAAAGCTGGAAATTCTGAAGTTAAAGGTTCGTGGTTTAGAATTGTGTTTACCAAAAATGGAATTGTTTGCAGTTGTCGACTATATCGTCCCGTTTGTCAACTATTCGAAGATGCTTCTAGTAGGTTTCCCGCGAGTTGCAAG containing:
- the oac-43 gene encoding Acyl_transf_3 domain-containing protein (Partially confirmed by transcript evidence); this encodes MSTKVFSKRQDLQAIRGLAILSVLGFHFYPNQFPNGYLGVDQFFVLSGFLMCMLLSKTSGMSIPAVFLYFYTRRLKRILPMYFFAIFLALIALYTVFSVTTVLQNQYSALRALFFTSNRQKTGPENYFEKLSLAVDIFTHTWSLSVEVQFYLIVPVIFLIGDVLSGNKQLGYYFALGATSLSYHLLSPPDVSFNSVFARIWQFLIGMVVYIRQRHRSSIPTDEPESGKVLENVDGEESSSVKYLFLFPMIFLAIFEYPLPPTLMRLIFTIFTGCFILYSVDDDYLENRFLTYIGDISYTLYLVHWPIYAYCKLSYPESISVLTTGLIVSILMSVVLYETFERWYLKLSNINVAILVVALFTSNLILIYKDSIFNTTEIPTPSNSTNLDGVTDDMDVYDAIRLNAHWIMTDLTGLVPPKCTRETPGKDWCNYEVNGTDLKLAVLGNSIAENHLKMFIQECGYRSYNLRAYTFNGCEPLAAFETEPHCKIQLKEYDSFLKNTQPDYAFIFTRFFATGFVTNSNSTETDPVYLEMRDQMRKFIPNIKKKLYILDAFPRVEMSYTLKVARDLKNGRNLDDIHKYLMLFDNYKLARQRTEAIVKECGAKCELIDYEPLLFNKTTNRFEYFDSRGFLYFTAVNHLSVHGLELVRPIYTKICRDLE
- the T09E11.6 gene encoding Beta-1,3-galactosyl-O-glycosyl-glycoprotein beta-1,6-N-acetylglucosaminyltransferase 3 (Predicted); amino-acid sequence: MSNILYILIKNFLSSKSSLNRWLLLIIAASFISYFLVILLEEKEEPYQTLSESTLSNCEQGPTKQDLHRHHTDIADVYRERGFADDKRGSYRRRPETAHVDCGRILAGDKPYLQSLTGTNRVKIVENCNLNMSCKAIRSRILPSNDNILRPLKHGIAFARIVYKDYEFIEKQVQVSFHPQNAFCFVIDINASEEFKKRMRALAACMPNVIVLADEDPVYSSGHNVNLVHNKCLKALLDIPGWNYALLLQNHDLIMKSVYEMEQIFEWLGGANDIFVTHEIGRVDVKKLKWDPMSLKLFINETEMDKLLLTTPMKIVKGWVHCSLSRASVEWMFQKLDPSIFMHQLNQGRYGVDEQYFPILQANAEFGMPGHFTDECLQQGKTTEFITRIALWVPESKCDTNMTRHAVCIIGLEHFQAVASFTHLMFNKVIPSFDNSIVECTAELLHNRTFLGQVDHPLKEDYYKNMVNVLYHKHHLEPGYKLNCTPRYSELWKE
- the T09E11.3 gene encoding sulfotransferase family protein (Partially confirmed by transcript evidence), which gives rise to MSNVRFSWIMAIFTIFFVFTITRKAGNSEVKVVDYIIPFVNYSKRLLTAPENQLISCIIPKSMSQLTINIMCLLYEKQEYFKNDYSLNDTWTSTRNCMDEFKFIHPLEPIHKGTVKFAFIRDPLQRFVSFYLDKCVRENRCYDCGSNMICIVEKVYSNLKKIQNSWDGTSELGYVERHAAPMSWNCNFHKGLDSWELIPIGSDANERTIAIERLSGLLKKQGVNQTLIEKVQEGMKTGETEHSTHSSTGRIKAERQVREDPYIQNLLHKIYFFDYLVFPFTKDFKIPFATSQYHRTNNFETLYGS